Proteins from one Pseudomonas bijieensis genomic window:
- a CDS encoding NAD(P)-dependent alcohol dehydrogenase yields MRVQAYGAHAGDKPLEPLQITRRTPGAHDIQIDIAFCGICHSDLHQVRAEWAGTQFPCVPGHEIVGRVAAVGAHVSGFKTGDLVGVGCIVDSCKHCDDCDSGLENYCDGMIGTYNFPTPDEPGWTLGGYSQNIVVHERYVLRIRHPEEQLAAVAPLLCAGITTYSPLRHWNAGPGKKIGVVGIGGLGHMGIKIAHAMGAYVVAFTTSESKREAAKQLGADEVVMSRNVEEMAAHTKSFDLILNTVAAPHDLDALLVLLKRDGTMTLVGAPATAHPSPNVFNLIMKRRTLAGSMIGGIPETQEMLDFCAQHGIVADIELVRADQINESYERMLKGDVQYRFVIDNATLAG; encoded by the coding sequence ATGCGTGTACAAGCCTATGGCGCCCACGCGGGCGACAAGCCCCTTGAACCCCTGCAGATCACTCGTCGCACGCCGGGCGCGCACGACATCCAGATCGATATCGCGTTCTGTGGCATCTGCCATTCGGACCTGCACCAGGTGCGTGCCGAGTGGGCGGGTACCCAATTCCCTTGCGTGCCGGGCCACGAGATCGTCGGCCGGGTAGCAGCGGTCGGTGCCCACGTGTCCGGCTTCAAGACCGGCGACCTGGTCGGCGTCGGCTGCATCGTCGACAGTTGCAAGCACTGCGACGACTGCGACAGCGGCCTGGAAAACTACTGTGACGGGATGATCGGGACCTACAATTTTCCGACCCCGGATGAGCCCGGCTGGACGCTGGGGGGCTATTCGCAAAATATCGTGGTGCATGAGCGCTATGTGTTGCGCATTCGTCACCCCGAAGAGCAACTGGCCGCCGTTGCGCCACTGCTCTGCGCCGGCATCACCACCTATTCGCCGCTGCGCCATTGGAACGCAGGGCCGGGCAAGAAGATCGGTGTGGTCGGCATCGGTGGGCTAGGTCACATGGGCATCAAGATTGCTCATGCGATGGGCGCTTATGTCGTGGCGTTCACCACTTCCGAGTCCAAGCGCGAGGCGGCCAAACAGTTGGGGGCTGACGAAGTTGTCATGTCGCGCAATGTCGAAGAAATGGCCGCGCACACCAAGAGCTTCGATCTCATCCTGAACACCGTGGCGGCTCCTCACGATCTCGACGCGTTGCTGGTGTTGCTCAAGCGTGACGGCACGATGACCCTGGTGGGCGCCCCGGCCACTGCGCATCCTTCGCCGAATGTCTTCAACCTGATCATGAAGCGACGCACCCTCGCGGGGTCGATGATCGGCGGCATCCCCGAGACCCAGGAGATGCTCGATTTTTGCGCGCAACACGGCATCGTCGCCGACATTGAGTTGGTGCGCGCCGACCAGATCAACGAGTCCTACGAGCGCATGCTCAAGGGCGACGTCCAGTATCGCTTCGTGATCGATAACGCGACCTTGGCCGGCTGA
- a CDS encoding AraC family transcriptional regulator: MATQRRSVQETLAAIIGARTPHPGDVETPIAGLAFFRREAPAAPVICMIEPSIVLVAQGVKQVWIGGEAYGYDPGRFLMTSLDIPANSEVLQASAEQPCLGLVLRLDLRMVADLIAQGGLSPPRDRAVGIGAGIGTATPDLLAPFARLLALLDEPEAIPILAPLIQREIHYRLLLSDQAARLRQISSVDSQGYRIAKAIDWLKLNYTEPVRVDDLAARVQMSTPTFHHHFRQLTAMSPLQYQKWLRLNEAKRLMLNEHVDVASAAYKVGYESPSQFSREYARLFGLSPKRDIAALREPAKAV; this comes from the coding sequence ATGGCCACCCAACGCAGATCCGTACAAGAGACACTGGCGGCCATCATTGGCGCTCGGACCCCACACCCGGGCGACGTTGAAACGCCCATCGCCGGCCTCGCCTTCTTTCGACGGGAAGCGCCGGCCGCACCGGTCATTTGCATGATCGAACCGAGCATCGTGCTGGTGGCCCAGGGCGTGAAGCAGGTATGGATCGGTGGCGAGGCCTATGGCTACGACCCCGGACGATTCCTCATGACCTCCCTGGACATCCCGGCCAATTCCGAAGTGCTGCAGGCAAGCGCGGAACAGCCTTGCCTGGGTCTGGTCCTGAGACTCGACCTGCGCATGGTGGCCGATCTGATCGCCCAGGGCGGCCTGTCGCCGCCCCGTGATCGAGCGGTGGGGATCGGCGCAGGGATCGGCACCGCGACGCCTGACCTGCTGGCGCCGTTCGCGCGCCTGCTGGCGTTGCTGGATGAACCCGAAGCGATTCCCATACTGGCACCGTTGATCCAGCGTGAGATTCACTACCGACTGTTGCTCAGCGACCAGGCGGCCCGGCTGCGGCAGATTTCCTCGGTCGATAGCCAGGGTTACCGGATCGCCAAGGCTATCGACTGGTTGAAATTGAACTACACCGAGCCCGTGCGCGTAGACGACCTCGCGGCGCGGGTGCAAATGAGCACGCCGACGTTTCACCACCACTTCCGTCAGCTCACGGCGATGAGCCCGCTGCAATACCAGAAGTGGCTGCGGTTGAACGAAGCCAAGCGCCTGATGCTCAACGAGCATGTGGACGTGGCGAGTGCAGCCTACAAAGTGGGCTATGAAAGCCCTTCCCAGTTCAGCCGCGAATACGCCCGTTTGTTTGGCCTGTCGCCCAAACGGGACATCGCCGCGTTGCGCGAGCCAGCCAAGGCTGTTTGA
- a CDS encoding LysR substrate-binding domain-containing protein, with amino-acid sequence MQLKWLDDLLAIAEWKNFSRAAEVRCVTQSALSRRIQCLEEWVGVKLVDRGTYPVQLTAAGITFCDESREALAGLLRLRSMLRDVERMPGRSIQITAGHSLSMTFLPKWLSQFQQNTEQFNARVVAANIHDAVIALEEGSCDLMMVYHHPLAPILLDAERFGSLTLGHDAFIPLCAPNPKGEPLFPLPGRSGKPVPYLAYTATTFLGRVADIVIKNGPAPTALERCYEADMAMLLMRMAIEGYGVAWLPQSAVADELERGLLVRAGSEEWSTRLEIRSYCAIANRNPTMRKLWKTLEGASLHRSGSVPAAPEGTN; translated from the coding sequence ATGCAACTCAAGTGGCTGGACGATCTACTGGCGATCGCCGAATGGAAAAACTTCTCCCGCGCCGCCGAAGTCCGCTGCGTGACGCAATCGGCCTTGTCGCGCCGAATCCAGTGCCTCGAGGAATGGGTGGGGGTCAAGTTGGTGGACCGGGGCACTTATCCCGTCCAGCTCACTGCCGCAGGCATCACCTTCTGCGACGAAAGCAGAGAAGCCCTCGCCGGCTTACTGAGATTGCGCTCGATGCTGCGTGACGTAGAACGGATGCCGGGACGCTCCATCCAGATCACCGCAGGTCACAGTCTCTCGATGACCTTTCTGCCGAAATGGCTCTCGCAGTTCCAGCAAAACACCGAGCAGTTCAACGCTCGAGTGGTCGCCGCCAATATTCATGACGCCGTTATCGCGCTGGAGGAAGGCAGTTGCGATTTGATGATGGTCTACCACCATCCGCTGGCACCGATCCTGCTGGACGCCGAGCGCTTCGGCAGCCTGACCCTCGGCCACGACGCGTTCATCCCCCTATGTGCACCCAACCCTAAAGGCGAACCGCTGTTCCCCTTGCCGGGCCGCTCCGGCAAACCCGTCCCTTACCTGGCCTACACGGCCACGACATTCCTGGGCCGCGTGGCCGATATCGTCATCAAGAACGGCCCGGCACCGACTGCGCTGGAGCGTTGCTATGAAGCCGACATGGCGATGCTGCTGATGCGCATGGCCATCGAGGGCTACGGCGTGGCCTGGCTGCCGCAAAGCGCGGTGGCCGATGAGTTGGAGCGTGGGTTGCTGGTTCGGGCTGGCAGCGAGGAATGGAGCACGCGGCTGGAGATTCGCTCGTATTGTGCGATTGCCAATCGGAATCCGACGATGCGCAAGCTGTGGAAGACGTTGGAGGGGGCTTCGTTGCATCGCTCGGGCAGCGTACCCGCTGCGCCAGAAGGTACGAACTGA
- a CDS encoding putative DNA modification/repair radical SAM protein yields the protein MQLIAKLGILADAAKYDASCASSGAPKRSSRGREGLGATDGMGICHSYTPDGRCVSLLKVLLTNFCLYDCQYCVNRRSSNVPRARFTPEEVVRLTLDFYRRNCISGLFLSSGIIRSADYTMEQLIRVARLLREEHQFRGYIHLKTIPDADPLLIEEAGRLADRLSVNIELSSDISLKRLAPEKQLSTIRQAMGTIHQGQQAVAGEPRAPRFAPAGQSTQVIVGADATDDHAILSNAESLYLGYGLRRVYYSAFSPIPDSPASVPLAAPPLLREHRLYQADFLMRGYGYKAGELLSETHNLDLDIDPKLAWALANREVFPLDVNRAEPALLARIPGIGLRSVQRLVALRRERRVRYDDLVQLRCVLEKARPFIVTSDYRPADDQVRSGLLRARLRDPQRPVQMGLW from the coding sequence ATGCAGCTTATCGCCAAGCTCGGCATTCTTGCCGACGCTGCCAAGTATGACGCCTCCTGCGCCAGCAGCGGTGCGCCCAAGCGTAGCTCCCGAGGCCGTGAGGGGCTGGGGGCCACCGATGGCATGGGCATTTGCCATAGCTATACGCCGGATGGGCGTTGCGTCTCGTTGCTGAAGGTGCTGCTGACCAACTTTTGCCTGTACGACTGCCAGTATTGCGTCAACCGTCGTTCCAGCAATGTGCCAAGGGCGCGTTTTACGCCGGAGGAGGTGGTGCGGCTGACTTTGGATTTCTATCGTCGCAACTGCATCAGTGGGCTGTTTTTGAGTTCCGGCATCATTCGCTCGGCCGATTACACCATGGAGCAGTTGATACGGGTGGCGCGGTTGTTGCGCGAGGAGCACCAGTTTCGTGGCTATATTCACCTCAAGACCATTCCCGATGCCGATCCGCTGTTGATCGAGGAGGCGGGGCGGTTGGCTGATCGCTTGAGTGTGAATATCGAGTTGTCCTCCGACATCAGCCTCAAGCGTCTGGCACCGGAAAAGCAGTTGTCGACCATCCGCCAGGCCATGGGCACCATCCACCAGGGGCAACAGGCGGTGGCCGGTGAGCCGCGGGCGCCTCGCTTCGCCCCGGCCGGGCAGAGCACGCAGGTGATTGTGGGGGCCGATGCAACTGATGATCACGCCATCCTGAGCAACGCCGAGTCGCTCTACCTGGGGTACGGTTTGCGACGGGTTTACTATTCAGCGTTCAGCCCGATTCCCGACAGCCCCGCCAGCGTGCCCCTGGCGGCACCGCCGTTGCTGCGCGAGCACCGGCTCTATCAGGCCGATTTTCTCATGCGTGGATACGGCTACAAGGCAGGCGAGCTGTTGAGCGAAACCCACAACCTGGACTTGGACATCGACCCCAAGCTGGCGTGGGCGTTGGCCAATCGTGAGGTATTCCCGCTGGACGTCAATCGCGCCGAACCCGCATTGCTGGCGCGTATTCCGGGTATCGGCCTGCGTAGCGTGCAACGTCTGGTTGCACTGCGCCGAGAGCGGCGGGTGCGTTATGACGACCTGGTGCAGTTGCGGTGCGTGCTGGAGAAGGCGCGACCGTTTATTGTCACCAGCGATTACCGGCCGGCCGACGATCAGGTGCGCAGTGGCCTGCTGCGGGCGCGGTTGCGTGATCCCCAACGTCCGGTGCAAATGGGGCTTTGGTGA
- a CDS encoding nickel/cobalt efflux protein RcnA has product MPNFAELLQQGGAHAWLYFPSAILLGALHGLEPGHSKTMMAAFIVAIRGSVKQAVLLGLAATLSHTAVVWLVAVGGMYLGQGLDAETTEPYFQLASSALIIAIALWMLWRTWRGEQMFRFAQGHDHHHHHDHHHKHDHEHPESKGLSLEGYQDAHEQAHADDIRKRFTNREVSTGQIILFGLTGGLIPCPAAITVLLLCLQVKEVALGGLLVLCFSIGLAITLVTVGAAAAMGARQASNRWPWLSTVARRAPYLSSVLIIGVGLYVGIHGWIGLYA; this is encoded by the coding sequence ATGCCCAATTTTGCTGAATTGCTGCAACAGGGTGGCGCTCACGCCTGGCTGTATTTCCCCAGCGCTATCTTGCTGGGCGCCTTGCATGGCCTTGAACCGGGCCATTCAAAAACCATGATGGCGGCGTTTATCGTGGCGATTCGGGGATCGGTCAAACAAGCGGTGTTGCTGGGTTTGGCGGCGACCCTTTCCCACACCGCCGTGGTGTGGCTCGTCGCCGTGGGTGGCATGTATCTGGGCCAGGGGTTGGACGCCGAAACCACCGAGCCTTATTTCCAACTGGCGTCTTCCGCGCTGATCATTGCCATCGCGCTGTGGATGCTGTGGCGTACCTGGCGTGGCGAGCAGATGTTCAGATTCGCGCAAGGTCATGACCACCACCATCATCACGATCATCACCACAAACACGACCACGAGCATCCCGAATCCAAAGGCCTGTCGCTGGAGGGCTATCAGGATGCCCACGAACAGGCGCATGCCGACGACATCCGCAAGCGCTTCACCAATCGGGAGGTCTCCACGGGCCAGATCATCCTGTTCGGCCTGACGGGCGGGCTGATTCCTTGTCCTGCGGCCATTACCGTCCTGCTGTTGTGCCTGCAGGTCAAAGAGGTCGCGCTGGGCGGCCTGCTTGTCCTGTGCTTCAGCATCGGCCTGGCGATTACCCTGGTGACCGTGGGGGCTGCGGCGGCCATGGGTGCAAGGCAGGCTTCCAATCGCTGGCCTTGGCTGAGCACTGTGGCGCGTCGGGCACCTTATTTGTCCAGCGTGTTGATCATCGGCGTCGGTCTCTACGTGGGTATCCACGGCTGGATCGGTTTGTACGCATAG
- a CDS encoding metal-sensing transcriptional repressor, with the protein MSEHDHEHPHQSHVAIIKRLKRADGHLRSIIAMIEEGRECVDIAQQLHAVEKAVCQAKRTLIQDHIDHCLEDTVSALDKGERAPLEAFKQITKYL; encoded by the coding sequence ATGAGTGAGCACGACCACGAACATCCCCACCAAAGCCATGTGGCGATCATCAAGCGTCTCAAGCGCGCGGACGGCCATTTGCGCAGCATCATCGCCATGATTGAAGAAGGGCGTGAGTGCGTGGATATCGCCCAGCAGTTGCATGCGGTGGAGAAAGCGGTGTGCCAGGCCAAGCGCACGTTGATCCAGGATCATATCGATCACTGCCTGGAAGACACCGTTTCGGCGCTGGACAAGGGTGAGCGCGCGCCGCTGGAAGCCTTCAAACAAATCACCAAGTACCTCTAG
- a CDS encoding TIGR03915 family putative DNA repair protein, producing the protein MIALDCEDDFSTWRDQARTLLGHGIDPSDVTWAQGPMADLLAMPTPLPQGPGPFRTRVPAALLTLLEQAGRYQGEQRWNLLYEVLWRVAHGDRTAMLAGDRLGSELQRRIKQVQREAHHLHAFVRFIPLPRALAERLQLDLVAFHQPAHDILESASGHFAERLGQQRWLIATPRDGIRFDGQSLDYQRRCPEQWQHWARHAEDPGAELWRTYYKHIFNPARLNPLALRQHMPGRFWQHLPEGELIPRLVGLARRGKQRDGQALEVGAQVGKRIVVGAVVED; encoded by the coding sequence ATGATTGCCCTGGATTGTGAGGATGATTTCTCCACCTGGCGCGATCAGGCTCGAACGCTGCTTGGCCACGGCATCGACCCGAGCGATGTCACCTGGGCCCAAGGTCCGATGGCCGACCTGTTGGCCATGCCGACGCCGCTGCCTCAAGGGCCGGGTCCGTTTCGTACACGGGTCCCCGCGGCCTTGCTGACCCTGCTCGAACAGGCTGGCCGTTACCAGGGCGAACAGCGTTGGAACCTGCTGTACGAAGTGCTTTGGCGGGTTGCCCATGGCGACCGCACGGCCATGCTTGCGGGCGACCGACTCGGCAGTGAGTTGCAGCGGCGGATCAAGCAGGTCCAACGCGAGGCTCATCACCTGCATGCCTTCGTGCGCTTCATTCCTCTGCCGCGAGCATTGGCCGAGCGATTGCAGCTGGACCTGGTCGCCTTTCACCAGCCGGCCCATGACATCCTCGAAAGCGCCAGTGGCCATTTTGCCGAGCGGTTGGGACAGCAACGCTGGCTGATCGCAACGCCGCGCGACGGCATCCGTTTTGATGGACAGTCGCTGGATTACCAGCGACGTTGTCCCGAGCAATGGCAGCACTGGGCACGTCACGCCGAAGATCCTGGCGCTGAGCTGTGGCGAACTTATTACAAGCACATCTTCAACCCGGCGCGGCTCAATCCCCTGGCGTTGCGTCAGCACATGCCGGGGCGATTCTGGCAGCACTTGCCGGAGGGAGAATTGATTCCTCGACTGGTGGGTTTGGCGCGGCGGGGCAAGCAGCGGGATGGGCAGGCGTTGGAGGTAGGGGCGCAAGTGGGTAAGCGGATAGTTGTTGGTGCTGTTGTTGAGGATTAA
- a CDS encoding putative adenosine monophosphate-protein transferase Fic — protein MPDKYGVGEDAYCYPGSTVLHNKLDIHDEATLSEAEQQLSAIAADNVEFSPPPYSLAYLQNIHRILFSDLFEWAGELRTVGMSKQATRFCQPEYMEKEASKIFTAMAAANWFEGMERAELIAAVAEAYSDINVVYPFREGNGRAQRILFEHLIMNAGFEISWWGIEKDEWIFANIAAYNCVMEPMEQVFEKCIGQMIQP, from the coding sequence ATGCCTGACAAATATGGGGTCGGCGAGGACGCTTATTGCTATCCCGGCTCCACGGTCCTTCACAACAAACTCGACATCCATGACGAAGCGACCCTAAGCGAAGCCGAACAACAACTCTCGGCCATCGCAGCGGACAACGTCGAATTCAGCCCTCCCCCCTACAGCCTGGCTTACCTTCAAAACATTCATCGAATTCTCTTTTCTGACCTGTTCGAATGGGCCGGAGAGCTGCGCACCGTCGGCATGTCCAAACAAGCCACCCGTTTTTGCCAACCCGAATACATGGAGAAAGAAGCCAGCAAGATCTTCACGGCCATGGCCGCGGCAAACTGGTTCGAGGGCATGGAACGGGCTGAGCTGATAGCTGCTGTGGCAGAGGCCTATTCCGACATCAACGTCGTATACCCCTTCCGCGAAGGCAATGGCCGTGCGCAACGCATCCTGTTTGAACACCTCATCATGAATGCCGGGTTTGAAATCAGCTGGTGGGGGATTGAGAAAGACGAGTGGATTTTTGCCAACATTGCGGCTTACAACTGCGTCATGGAACCTATGGAACAGGTTTTTGAGAAGTGCATCGGGCAGATGATTCAACCTTGA
- a CDS encoding dicarboxylate/amino acid:cation symporter: MKKNKLPRRIAMGIALGVLVGWACHHFAGSEQSAKEIAGYFSMVTDIFLRMIKMIIAPLVFATLVGGIASMGNSRSVGRIGARAMAWFVTASVVSLLIGMGLVNLFQPGAGLNMDVAQHATAAVPVNTGDFSLKAFIGHVFPRSIAEAMANNEILQIVVFSLFFGFALAGVKRAGYTRITDSIEELAKVMFKITDYVMAFAPIGVFAAIASAITTQGLGLLVDYGKLIAEFYLGILILWALLFGAGYLFLGRSVFQLGKLIREPILLAFSTASSESAYPKTIEALEKFGAPKRVSSFVLPLGYSFNLDGSMMYQAFAILFIAQAYNIDLSFTQQILILLTLMITSKGMAGVARASVVVVAATLPMFNLPEAGLLLIIGIDQFLDMARTATNVVGNSIATAVVAKSEPHEEAAEDEGAHSPVRSRSEPVPVA, translated from the coding sequence GTGAAGAAGAATAAGCTCCCACGTCGAATTGCAATGGGTATCGCCCTGGGCGTGCTGGTGGGTTGGGCGTGTCACCATTTCGCAGGGAGCGAGCAAAGTGCCAAAGAGATCGCCGGTTACTTCTCGATGGTCACTGATATTTTCCTGCGCATGATCAAGATGATCATCGCGCCGCTGGTCTTTGCGACGCTGGTCGGTGGTATCGCCAGCATGGGTAACTCCCGTTCCGTAGGCAGGATTGGTGCTCGGGCGATGGCCTGGTTCGTTACCGCTTCGGTGGTATCGCTGCTGATCGGAATGGGCTTGGTCAACCTGTTTCAACCCGGTGCCGGGCTGAATATGGACGTGGCCCAGCACGCAACGGCGGCTGTGCCGGTCAATACCGGCGATTTCAGTCTCAAGGCGTTCATCGGCCACGTGTTTCCGCGCAGCATTGCCGAAGCGATGGCCAACAACGAGATCCTGCAGATCGTGGTGTTTTCATTGTTTTTCGGCTTTGCGCTGGCGGGCGTGAAACGGGCGGGTTACACGCGGATCACCGATTCCATCGAAGAACTGGCAAAGGTGATGTTCAAGATCACCGACTACGTCATGGCCTTCGCGCCGATTGGGGTTTTTGCCGCTATCGCCTCGGCCATTACCACCCAGGGGCTTGGCTTGCTGGTGGATTACGGCAAGCTGATTGCCGAGTTCTACCTGGGGATCCTGATCCTCTGGGCGCTGCTGTTCGGCGCCGGCTACCTGTTTCTCGGTCGCTCTGTTTTCCAGCTCGGCAAGCTTATTCGCGAACCGATTCTCCTGGCCTTTTCCACCGCCAGCAGCGAGTCCGCCTACCCGAAAACCATTGAGGCGCTGGAGAAGTTCGGTGCGCCAAAACGGGTGTCCAGCTTCGTGTTGCCCCTGGGTTACTCGTTCAACCTCGACGGCTCCATGATGTACCAGGCGTTCGCCATCCTGTTCATCGCCCAGGCCTACAACATTGATTTGAGTTTCACGCAGCAGATTCTGATTCTTCTGACGTTGATGATCACTAGCAAGGGCATGGCCGGTGTCGCGCGGGCCTCGGTGGTCGTGGTCGCGGCCACGTTGCCGATGTTCAATCTTCCCGAGGCGGGGCTGCTGTTGATCATCGGTATCGACCAGTTCCTCGACATGGCCCGCACGGCCACCAACGTGGTGGGGAACAGCATTGCGACGGCGGTTGTCGCCAAGTCCGAACCACACGAAGAAGCCGCCGAGGACGAGGGGGCACATTCCCCCGTTCGGTCGCGATCCGAGCCGGTGCCGGTGGCTTGA
- a CDS encoding YhfG family protein, giving the protein MGNVSLETKKAYAARTRRSNYAASLRLEGFKVTFADGERKMPTREEVLKAFTQTRT; this is encoded by the coding sequence ATGGGCAATGTCAGCCTTGAAACCAAAAAGGCCTATGCCGCCAGGACGCGCAGATCCAACTACGCGGCCAGCCTTCGCCTGGAAGGCTTCAAAGTGACCTTCGCGGACGGCGAACGCAAAATGCCAACCCGTGAGGAGGTCTTGAAGGCCTTCACCCAGACCCGAACCTGA
- a CDS encoding amino acid racemase, giving the protein MKAKVKSSHKASVVRKLGIVGGLGSLAGGDLFYKLIKSRAVLEDQGRYHFLFEQHPFKDVLLPLDQGASMTSRKFYVFQVCKSFEESGFDAVMLPCFASHTFRAEIEEELGIPVLDMMAALTRYVSQTVLPRTTLGVIASDFVRHCGLFEQHFGQHFQIVYPDPEAQAGLMEAMYGVNGIKDGHLEGMPLEAVYQACLSLQAQGATLILPGMTELSLVCADLQRRGITVLDINEIYADFATLDQQQPRRPPFKLGIVGGVGPAATVDFMAKVVANTPAGKDQDHIKMVVEQNPQIPDRTANLLRDETDPTMAMYATCKRLESAGANAIAIPCNTAHAFVERIQAHLRVPIVNMLSETVEWIVHKYGSGKAIGLLATSGTVQSQVYHQAARHAGLQLLTPGVDYQAMVMDVIYGPRGIKAGFTQGLCREQLLLAAEHLCELGAGVLILGCTELPLVLAHCEAFDINGHTVALVDPTMILALKCVALAQKAQLCGSKACPR; this is encoded by the coding sequence ATGAAGGCTAAAGTGAAGTCGAGCCACAAGGCTTCTGTTGTGCGCAAATTGGGCATCGTCGGTGGGCTTGGCTCACTGGCCGGAGGCGATCTGTTCTACAAGTTGATCAAGTCCCGGGCGGTGCTCGAGGACCAGGGCCGCTATCACTTCCTGTTCGAGCAGCACCCGTTCAAGGATGTGCTGCTGCCACTGGACCAGGGGGCGAGCATGACGTCGCGCAAGTTTTATGTGTTCCAGGTGTGCAAGTCGTTCGAGGAAAGTGGCTTCGATGCGGTGATGCTCCCATGCTTCGCCAGCCATACCTTTCGCGCTGAAATCGAGGAGGAATTGGGCATTCCCGTGCTGGACATGATGGCCGCCTTGACCCGGTACGTCAGCCAAACGGTGCTGCCCCGGACGACGTTGGGGGTGATTGCCTCCGACTTCGTGCGCCACTGCGGATTGTTCGAACAACATTTTGGGCAGCACTTCCAGATTGTTTATCCCGACCCAGAAGCTCAAGCAGGATTGATGGAGGCGATGTACGGCGTCAACGGCATCAAGGACGGCCATCTCGAAGGCATGCCGCTTGAAGCGGTCTACCAGGCATGCCTCTCGTTGCAGGCCCAGGGGGCGACGTTGATCCTGCCCGGCATGACCGAGCTTTCCCTGGTCTGTGCCGACTTGCAGCGCCGCGGGATAACCGTGCTGGACATCAACGAGATCTACGCCGATTTCGCGACGCTGGATCAGCAGCAGCCCAGGCGCCCGCCGTTCAAATTGGGCATCGTCGGCGGTGTCGGTCCTGCCGCTACGGTAGATTTCATGGCCAAGGTAGTGGCCAATACACCAGCGGGAAAGGACCAGGATCACATCAAGATGGTGGTCGAGCAAAACCCGCAGATACCGGACCGGACGGCGAACCTGCTACGGGATGAAACCGATCCGACAATGGCGATGTACGCCACCTGCAAGCGCCTTGAAAGCGCCGGTGCCAATGCCATCGCGATTCCTTGCAACACCGCCCACGCCTTCGTCGAGCGTATCCAGGCGCACCTGAGGGTGCCCATCGTGAACATGTTGAGTGAGACGGTGGAGTGGATTGTGCACAAGTACGGTTCGGGCAAGGCGATTGGCCTGCTGGCGACTTCCGGTACGGTGCAGAGCCAGGTCTATCATCAGGCGGCGCGCCACGCCGGGCTCCAGCTCCTTACGCCAGGTGTCGATTACCAGGCGATGGTGATGGACGTTATCTACGGGCCGAGGGGTATCAAGGCTGGCTTCACGCAAGGGCTCTGCAGGGAGCAATTGTTGCTGGCGGCTGAGCACCTGTGCGAGTTGGGGGCGGGGGTATTGATCCTGGGGTGTACAGAGTTGCCGCTGGTACTGGCGCATTGCGAGGCGTTCGATATCAATGGGCACACGGTGGCGCTTGTTGACCCGACGATGATCCTGGCGTTGAAGTGTGTGGCGTTGGCGCAGAAGGCACAGCTCTGTGGGAGCAAGGCTTGCCCGCGATGA
- a CDS encoding metallophosphoesterase encodes MGDIHGHFKLLTTALYKLDFNTELDRIFSVGDLIDRGPDSIDVLSWLEKPWFHAVRGNHEQMLIDCLSGHGDIPRHIRNGGAWLYDLQPPIQHELLKALQALPLIIEINLSSDQTIGIVHAEAPVIRSDDGWQEAKDAITGSFGEQHQRQALKTALYSREKIEQQDHTSIKGIDRLYVGHSSVPGVIRLGNVVYIDTGCSFSDGALSLVEIQTETIISLSMSQ; translated from the coding sequence GTGGGCGACATTCATGGGCATTTCAAACTTCTAACAACGGCCTTATACAAACTAGACTTTAACACCGAACTGGATCGTATTTTTTCCGTGGGAGACCTCATCGACCGAGGCCCTGACTCCATAGACGTATTGAGTTGGCTTGAGAAGCCGTGGTTCCACGCCGTGCGCGGTAATCATGAGCAGATGCTTATTGACTGTCTCTCCGGCCATGGGGACATACCTCGACATATCCGAAACGGTGGAGCCTGGCTCTACGACTTACAACCACCCATCCAACACGAACTTTTGAAAGCCTTGCAAGCACTCCCATTGATCATTGAAATCAATTTATCAAGCGATCAAACAATTGGAATAGTCCATGCCGAAGCCCCTGTCATCAGGAGTGACGATGGCTGGCAGGAAGCCAAAGACGCTATCACTGGAAGTTTTGGAGAGCAACATCAGCGGCAAGCCTTGAAAACTGCACTGTATTCAAGAGAGAAAATCGAGCAACAAGATCACACTTCCATTAAAGGAATAGACCGACTCTATGTAGGGCACTCTTCAGTACCCGGTGTTATACGCTTGGGCAATGTTGTCTATATCGACACCGGCTGCTCATTTTCTGATGGTGCGTTAAGCTTGGTAGAAATTCAAACCGAAACCATTATTAGTTTAAGCATGAGCCAGTGA